The following proteins come from a genomic window of Candidatus Eisenbacteria bacterium:
- the atpF gene encoding F0F1 ATP synthase subunit B, producing MDQLVHINQLIAHVLSFIVFFFLVRGAFISIIYPPMKERRDRIRTEYERIEQEKASVADLRRQYESHLKQIEAESRERIQSAVAEGQHVATEIREIARKEAQEIITRSREEIAIEHDKARVTLRNEVVELAVEIAEKVIHEELNAAKHKKLVDSFLAEVEQAR from the coding sequence ATGGATCAATTGGTACACATCAATCAGCTCATCGCGCATGTCCTGAGCTTCATCGTGTTCTTCTTCCTCGTCCGCGGGGCCTTCATCTCGATCATCTACCCGCCGATGAAGGAGCGCCGCGATCGCATCCGGACCGAGTACGAGCGGATCGAGCAGGAGAAGGCGTCGGTCGCCGATCTCCGCCGGCAATATGAGAGCCACCTCAAGCAGATCGAGGCGGAAAGCCGCGAGCGGATCCAGAGCGCGGTCGCGGAGGGCCAGCACGTGGCCACCGAGATCCGGGAAATCGCGCGGAAGGAAGCCCAGGAGATAATCACGCGTTCCCGCGAGGAAATCGCGATCGAGCACGACAAGGCCCGCGTGACGCTGCGGAACGAGGTGGTGGAGCTTGCCGTGGAGATCGCGGAGAAGGTGATCCATGAGGAGCTGAACGCCGCGAAGCACAAGAAGCTGGTGGACAGCTTCCTGGCGGAAGTGGAGCAGGCCCGTTGA
- the atpE gene encoding ATP synthase F0 subunit C: MNFAATLGFGLPLGIGLAAIGSGIGIGLTGKGALEAMGRQPEILPKLQVAMIIGFGFAEALTIYAFVTMFIFSGKVG, from the coding sequence TTGAATTTCGCAGCCACCTTAGGATTCGGACTCCCACTCGGGATCGGTCTCGCGGCCATCGGCTCGGGGATCGGAATCGGTCTCACCGGTAAGGGCGCCCTCGAGGCCATGGGCCGCCAGCCGGAGATCCTTCCCAAGCTTCAGGTCGCCATGATCATCGGCTTCGGGTTCGCCGAGGCACTCACGATCTACGCGTTCGTCACGATGTTCATCTTCTCGGGAAAGGTCGGCTAG